GCCTTCGAGCAGGTGTTCAAGAACTCCCTCACTTCGCTGCCGATGGGCGGCGGCAAAGGCGGCTCGGACTTCGACCCCAAGGGCAAGAGCGACGCCGAAGTCATGCGCTTCTGCCAGGCCTTCATGAGCGAGCTGTACCGCCACATCGGCGCCGACCTCGACGTACCGGCCGGTGACATCGGCGTGGGTGCCCGCGAAATCGGCTTCATGTTCGGCCAGTACAAGCGCCTGGCTAACCAGTTCACCTCGGTGCTGACCGGCAAGGGCATGACCTACGGCGGCAGCCTGATCCGCCCTGAAGCCACCGGCTACGGCTGCGTGTACTTCGCCGAAGAAATGCTCAAGCGCCAAGAGCTGCGCATCGACGGCCGCCGTGTGGCCGTGTCCGGCTCCGGCAACGTGGCCCAGTACGCTGCCCGCAAGGTCATGGACCTTGGCGGCAAGGTCATCTCGCTGTCGGACTCCGAAGGTACTCTGTACGCCGAAGCGGGCCTGACCGACGAGCAGTGGGATGCGCTGATGGAGCTGAAGAACGTCAAGCGTGGCCGTATCAGCGAACTGGCCGAGCGCTTCGGCCTGGAGTTCCGCAAGGGCCAGACGCCGTGGAGCCTGCCGTGCGACATCGCCTTGCCGTGCGCCACCCAGAACGAGCTGGACAGCGAAGACGCACGCACCCTGCTGCGCAACGGCTGCATCTGCGTGGCCGAAGGCGCCAACATGCCGACCACCCTCGAGGCTGTGGATATCTTCATCGACGCGGGCATCCTGTATGCCCCGGGCAAGGCCTCCAACGCCGGCGGCGTCGCCGTGTCGGGCCTGGAGATGTCGCAGAACGCCATGCGCCTGCTGTGGACCGCGGGTGAGGTGGACAGCAAGCTGCACAACATCATGCAGTCGATTCACCATGCCTGCGTGCATTACGGTGAAGAGGCCGATGGCAAGATCAACTACGTGAAGGGCGCCAACATCGCGGGCTTCGTGAAAGTGGCGGATGCCATGCTGGCCCAGGGCGTGGTCTGATGTAGCAGTTGGGGCCGCTTTGCAGCCCAATCGCCGGCAAGCCGGCTCCCACAGGTACAGCAGCGCCGCTGGCATTGTGGGAGCCGGCTTGCCGGCGATTGGGGCGCGCAGCGGCCCCGCCTTTCAGGCTTCAATGCCAATCTCGATGATCTCGATCGATTGATCCCCCGCAGGCCGCCGCCACACCACTTCATCCCCAGGCCCGGCGCCCAACAACGCGCTCCCAAGCGGCGAACCCCAATTGATCAGCCCCCGGCCAGCATCGGCCTCATCCTCCCCAACCAGTTGCACCACATGCTCCTGGTCCTGCTCATCGACAAACCTCACCCGGCTACCAATCTGCACCTTGTCTGTCGAGGTGGCGGCAGGAACCACCTGCGCGCTCTGCGCCCGAGCGCTGAAGTAGCGCAGATCGCGCTCGGTATCCGCCAGGCGCTGCTTGTCCGCACGATCACCCTGGGCCTGCAATTCACTGCGTAGTGCATTGAGCTCGGCCACACGCTCCTGCAGCTGGCGCAGGCCACTGGCGGTGACGTAGTTGGGCTGGTCGCTGACCCGCCGCTCCACCGGTTGATCGGCCTGGGCGGCGGCTTGGTCCTCGTTGACGAATGCTCGGCTCATGGGTGGGCCTCCTTGTGCTGGAGACCATGGTGACAGGTCGCGGGTTTCAAGGAATGTCCGTTTACGACCTACTCGTGGCGGTAGGCACGCGCCGCGTCGCGGTCTTTCTCCTGCTGCCATTCACGGTCACGCTCGTTCCAGTAGCGATCACGGTACTGGCGCTCATCTTCGCTGTTCTTCATGGCGTTGCACTGGCGAAAACCGTCGTCCCAGCCGGTTTCGTACTGGCGGTTGTGCAGGTAGCGCGGAACATCCTTGCGAAAGTCGCCGGCCATGGCCCCGGCCGCTTGGCGACCGCTGCTGCAGCCGTCCTGGAAGCCGTCGGCGTAGGAGGGGGGATAGCCTTGGCTGAGCATCTGCTCGTGGGTGGTTTCGCAACCGGAGAGCAACAAGGCAACGCATAAGCCGAACCAGTACCGCGACATGACGTTCCAGAACCTCTGAGTGATGCAGGAAAGTCTAGGTGGCCAGTTGTCGTGGAGCTGTCAAAACAGTGTCAAAGCGTCGCTTGGTTCACAGTGTTTTCAGTCCTGGCCCTATCGCCGGCAAGCCGGCTCCCACAGGTACAGCACAGTATTTGAAACCTGTGTTGTACCTGTGGGAGCCGGCTTGCCGGCGATAGGGCCAGTACAGTCAACCTCAACTCAGTAGTGATACCACTTCAACTCCAGCATCACCTCATTCTGCGCCGTCGCCAAATGGCTGAACTCCCGCGAAGCACTCAGTCTCAGCCCCAGGTTCTGGCTGATCTCCCACTGCTGGTTCAAGCTCACACTGCGCCGTACCTCACCATTGGTGAAGTAATCCCCCTTGGCCTCCAGCGTCATGTTGCCCAGCCCATTGCGCCACAGCAGACCACCGTTGAATCCCGCTGCCGGGGCGATGAATTGCGAAAAGTCGTTGTGATGCTCGATTCGCACGGTGCCCAGCGCAAACCCCAGCAAGCCATCGGCCAACTGCCAGGTACCGCCGGCGCCACCGTTCACATGGCTCACCAGCACCTCGTCGTCATGCTTGCCCGGCACCCGCTCCAGGCCGCCGGCCACTTGCCACGACCACGGCTTGAGCAGCTCGTTGCGCGGTGTCAGCGAACGGATGGTAGCCAGGTCCAGCCGTTGTACCTGCCAGTCATTGCCTTCGTACTGGCGCAACTTGAGCTGGAGGATCTCGATCTGCGCGCCCAGGGGGAAACCATAGGCGTTGTCATTGAGGTCGTGATAGGCCATGCGCAGGCCGTATTCGGCGTAGGCGCGGTCTTCACGGGTTCCGACCCCCAGCTGCCAGGTGCGCGAGTCATGCCCGTCCTCGGGCAGGCCGGGGCGTTCGATATCCAGCGGCGGCGGCGGGTTGCGGTTGATGGCCCGCAGCAATTCGAAGCTGCGCGCAGCCTGGCCAGGGTCGCGCTCCTGGCCATTGGCGCGGTAGCGCTCCAGGCGGTACGCGGCATCCTGCACCAGCGCCTGGCGCTCGCGGGGCAGGGCGGTGAAGGCAGGGCTTTGCAGTTGCGCGGTATCGGCGCTCACGGCCAGCACCTGGCGTTTTTCGTCGGCGTCCAGCGGCTCGGCACGGGCCAGCAGCTCGCGTTCGCGCGAAGGGCGGTAGGTTTCGCTGGCGACCAGGCCCGATTGTTTGACGGCCTTGACCGTGTCGGTGGGGATGGCAGTGATCGGGAACTGCGCGGTCAGGTCCAGGCTCGGGCGGGCCACCTGCAGCAGTTCCAGCAGGCGGTACGAGCAGTTTTCGTCGAAGAAGAAATAGTCGAACTGGATCTGCTTGAGTTCCCACACATGCTCGACCATGCGCCCGGTTTCTTCCGGCGTGAGGTCGAGCTGGTATTCCCACAGGTCGCGGTTTTCCAGGCTGCGGTATTCGGAGAGTTTTTCCTGGTAGGGCATCAGCGCAAACAGGCCGGGGTAGCCGCCCATCAGGCCTTTCCAGGCATACAGGATGCTGTTGTCGCTGCCTTCGATGTAGGCACCGAAGTTGATCGCATAGCTCAGCAGCGTGGTGTCGTCGCTGCGGGTGTTGGCCTGGTCGATGCGCAGCAGGGTATGGCCGAACATCGAGGAGGGGCTGTTCAGGTAGGCCGCCGGGAAGATCAGCGCCGCGCTGTGCGGGTCGATCGACTGGTACCAGGTCTTGAATTCCTGGCAGTCCGGTTGCGGCAGGTCTTGCAGGTTCAGTTGCTCACGCAGCCAGCGGGTACGCGCGGGGAACACGCACTGGGCGTGTTTGTCACCCAGGCTGGCTGGGGCATAGAGCGCCTGCACCGTGGCCTGCAGCTCTTGATCGGGGTGGTGCGCGCCATCGTCGGCGAGGAAGAACGCGTCATCGTCCACATAGCTGCGCCAACCGCCGAGCTTGGCGGTTTCGTAATGGCCCAGGGCGATCCAGTAGGGGGTGTTGGCCAGTTGTTGCACACGGGTGGCGTCCAGCACCGGTGCAGCCTCAAGCGGGGCGCATACGCACAGCGCCAGGTAAGCGAAGCGTTTGAGCATATCGGGCAACTACTTCTAGACGATGCCGAAAAAGGCGAAACCCGCCCCGGGTTGGGGCGGGGAGTAGCTGCGCTTAGGCCTCGGTAGCGTACTTGGCCAGGCGTGGGTCGCTCTTGAGAACGGCCAGGGTGTTGCTGTGCACAGTTTCGGCAGTCACGTCGGCGCTGCTGAAGATCTGGTTGAAGTGCTGGTGGGTGACCGAGGCGAAGTAGCCGCGATCTTCCGGTGCCACGCCGAGGACCACGGCATAGGTGGTCAGGGCTTCGCCCTGGCCCATGGCCATGTCTTCGGACAGCTCGTTCATCATGCCGTTCATGGCGAACCAGGACTTGCCGCCATAGGTCAGCGAGGCCTTGGTAGAGCAGCCGTTGGTGCCGGAGGTCATGCCGAAGGTGGCGTTGCCGGAGGTGCCGTTGGTGGTGGAGGCCAGGAAGTGGGCCGGTGTGCCGCGCTGGCCTTCGAACAGCATGTTGCCCCAGCCGCAGTTCGGGCCACCTGGCGCTTCGGCCATGGCGTTGAGGGAGACCACGGTGAACAGAGTACCCAGAAGAATCCGTTTCATAGCATTTGTTCTCTATTTGTCTTAACCAAGGGTCAGGGTTTCTGGCAACTCGGTTGCCAAGTCGGGAAAGCGTTTCACCCACCCGCGCAGCTTGGAGTTTAGGCACGATCTAAAGGTTGCGTCATTCATTGCGAAAAATTTGCTTGTGAACTACCGCAGTGCGCCTGCGACATAAAGTCCCGTGGAGCCTTGCAACGCGCGCGCGGGCAGCGCCAGAATGCTGCGTATCTGCCCCGCCGAAGTAAGGAAACCCAATGCCCGATCCTGTCGCTGCGCGCCTGCGTCTCGCGCCTGAAGCCCTGACCCGGCGTTTCTCCCCCGAGCAGTTTGCCTTTACCCATACCGACGATCTGGAGCCGTTTCGCGGAGTCCTGGGCCAGGAACGTGCTGTCGAGGCCCTGCAGTTCGGCGTGGCCATGCCACGCCCTGGCTACAACGTGTACGTGATGGGCGAGCCCGGCACCGGCCGCTTCTCGTTCGTCAAGCGCTACCTCAAGGCCGAGGGCAAGCGCCAGCAGACCCCGGCCGATTGGGTCTACGTCAACCACTATGACGACACCCGTGAACCGCGTGCCCTGGAGCTGCCTTCGGGCAGTGCCGCGGAGTTCATCAGCGACATGGGCGGGCTGATCGACAACCTGTTGGCCACCTTCCCGGCGGTGTTCGAACACCCGTCCTACCAGCAGAAGAAAGGCGCCATCGACCGCGCCTTCAACCAGCGATATGACCGCGCCCTGGATGTGATCGAGCGTGCTTCGCTGGAAAAAGACGTGGCCCTGTACCGCGACGCCAGCAACGTTGCCTTCACCCCGATGGCCGACGGCAAGGCGCTGGACGAGGCCGAATTCGCCCAGTTGCCGGAAGAGGTGCGCGAGCAGTTCCACGAAGACATTTCCCTGCTCGAAGAGCGCCTCAACGAGGAGCTGGCCAGCCTGCCGCAGTGGAAGCGTGAGTCGAACAACCAGCTGCGCCAGCTCAACGAAGAGACCATCACCCTGGCCCTGCAGCCGTTGCTGGCGCCTCTGTCGGAAAAGTACGCCGAGAACGCGGCGGTATGTGCCTACCTGCAGTCCGTGCAGTTGAACCTGCTGCGCACGGTGGTCGAGCAGTTGGTGGATGACGCCAAGACCGACGCTGCGGCGCGCAAGCTGCTCGAAGAGCAGTACGCCCCGAGCCTGGTGGTGGGCCACCACGCCGACGGCGGCGCGCCGGTGGTGTTCGAGCCGCACCCCACCTACGACAACCTGTTCGGCCGCATCGAATACAGCACCGACCAGGGCGCGCTTTACACCTCCTACCGCCAGCTGCGCCCGGGTGCGCTGCACCGTGCCAATGGCGGCTTTCTGATACTCGAAGCGGAGAAGATGCTCGGCGAGCCGTTCGTATGGGATGCGCTCAAGCGCGCCCTGCAGTCGCGCAAGCTGAAGATGGAGTCGCCCCTGGGCGAGCTGGGCCGGGTCGCCACCGTCAGCCTGACCCCGCAGATGATCCCGCTCAACGTCAAGCTGGTGATCATCGGCTCGCGCCAGTTGTACTACGCGCTGCAGGACCACGACTCGGACTTCCAGGAGATGTTCCGGGTGCTGGTGGACTTCGACGAAGACATGCCCATGGTCGACGAGAACCTGGAGCAGTTCGCGCAATTGCTGCGCACTCGCACCAACGAGGAGGGCATGGCGCCGCTGACCAGCGATGCAGTGGCGCGCCTGGCCACCTACAGCGCGCGCCTGGCGGAAAACCAGTCGCGGCTGTCGGCCCGTATCGGCGACCTGTTCCAGCTGGTCAGCGAGGCCGATTTCATTCGCCAACTGGCCAGTGACGAGATGACCGACGCCGGCCATATCGAGCGTGCGCTGAAGGCCAAGGCCACGCGTACCGGGCGTGTGTCGCAGCGGGTGCTCGACGACATGCTCGCCGGCATCATTCTGATCGACAGCGAAGGCGCGGCGATCGGCAAGTGCAACGGCCTCACCGTGCTGGAGGTGGGCGACTCGGCGTTCGGCATGCCGGCGCGTATTTCCGCCACCGTCTACCCAGGCGGCAGCGGCATCGTCGACATCGAGCGTGAGGTCAACCTGGGCCAGCCGATCCACTCCAAGGGGGTGATGATCCTCACCGGCTACCTGGGCAGCCGCTATGCCCAGGAGTTCCCCCTGGCGATTTCCGCGAGCATCGCGCTAGAACAGTCCTACGGTTACGTGGACGGTGACAGCGCCTCGCTGGGTGAGGCTTGCACGCTGATCTCGGCGCTGTCGCGCACTCCGCTCAAGCAGTGCTTCGCCATCACCGGCTCCATCAACCAGTTCGGTGAAGTGCAGGCGGTGGGTGGGGTCAACGAGAAGATCGAGGGCTTCTTCCGCCTCTGCGAAGCCCGTGGCCTGACCGGCGAGCAGGGGGTGATCATCCCGCGTGCCAACGTTGCGACCTTGATGCTCGATGAGCGTGTGCTGCAGGCGGTGGAGAATGGGCAGTTCCATGTGTACGCGGTCAGCCAGGCCGACGAGGCACTGAGCCTGCTGGTGGGCGAGGACGCCGGCGAGCTGGACGACAAGGGCCAGTTCACCGAAGGCAGCGTTAACGCCCGGGTGGTCGAGCGCCTGCGCGAGATCGCCGAGATGATCGGCGAGGAGGAGATCGAGAAGGCGGAAAAGGAGCGCCTGGAAGAGGTGATTGCCCAGGCCAAGCCGGCCTGAGTCAATAAATCGGCGCTGGCGGCCATGTGCTACCGTTCAGCGCCGGTTTTCCATCTTTCTGTGCCGTTCTTCTATGCTGGAACTTAAGGACGGCATCAGCGTTCAGGATGGAAACAGCCTGGGGGTTTCAGGCTGAACAGGGCTCATTGGAGGGGACGCGGCCATGCGCAACCTCAGCCTTACTCGCCAGTGCCTGGGCCTGGTGACCCGTATCGAATGCAGCATCCGTCCGCTGGCCGGGGACAACGGCATGTGGACCTTGCTGTTTGCCGCCGGCATGTCCGGTGAACAACCCTCGGCAATCAAGGCGCAGGGGCCTTTCCATGGGCCGCTGGTGGCCGAATCGGTGCTCAACGCCATCGTCGACAGCCTGACTCTGCACGGGTACCAGGTGACCGAGGGGCCGCAGATCTGGACATTGCACCTGCAGGCGCAGTTGCGCCGCATCAATGGCGAGCGCTGTCGCAACTTGGGGGATTACCAGTTCCATCCTGAAACCTGACGGCGTCGCTTCGACAGATGCGGCAACAGGCCGCAGGCTTTTGCTGTCACAGGTGGCTGGCTATACTCGCGCTCGCTTTTCCAGTCACCTGACGAGTCCCAAACCCTCCATGGAACGTATTCTCGAAAACGCGATGTATGCCTCGCGCTGGCTGCTCGCCCCTATCTACTTCGGTTTGTCCCTCGGCCTGCTGGCCCTGGCGCTGAAATTCTTCCAGGAAGTCATCCACGTCCTGCCCAACGTCTTCGCCCTGAGCGAAGCCGACCTGATCCTGGTGATCCTGTCGCTGATCGACATGTCGCTGGTGGGCGGCCTGCTGGTGATGGTGATGATCTCCGGCTACGAAAACTTCGTGTCGCAGCTCGACATCGACGAGAGCAAAGAAAAGCTCAACTGGCTGGGCAAGATGGACTCCTCGTCGCTGAAGATGAAGGTGGCCGCCTCGATCGTCGCGATTTCGTCCATTCACCTGCTGCGGGTGTTCATGGATGCGCAGAACATCTCCACCGATTACCTGATGTGGTACGTGATCATCCACATGACCTTCGTGGTGTCGGCGTTCTGCATGGGCTACCTGGACAAGCTCACCAAGCACTGAGCCCTTTACGGCCCCCACAGGAACAACACCTGACCCTGTGGGAGCCGGCTTGCCGGCGATGAGGCCAGCGCAGTCCAACTGACGAGCGGCGTCAGTTATGCCTTGTACTATCTCCCACCTTGTACAAAAAATGAGCACTCATGCCTGGTTCCACCAGCGAGGTGCTCCCATGAACCTGCATCAGCTCAATACCGAGGCCAGGGCCGGCCATGTCGATGAAGTGAACCTGATCGCCATCGAAGGCGGCGACTACTTGATCGAGGCCCGAGTCAACGGCCGCGCCCACCCCTTGGATGACACACGTGGCAAGCGCTTGCGGGTGCGTTCGGTGGAAGATGCGCGCAAGGTGCTGCAAACCATCCCAATGGTCTCCATGAACCTGGTGCACTGGTCGGTGCAGGATGAAATGTGCGGCATGGGCAGCCACCCGGAAGAAGACCTCAAGGTGCCGATTTCCCCGCGTTCGGCCTGGTAGCTGCTCGCAGCGTCCCAGTGTGCTAGGCTGCTCGCCCTTTTCATCAAGGGCGCGGCTGCACTGCGCCCTGCAGTGGAGCACGACCATGTCCGAACTCAACCTGTCCACCGACGAAACTCGCGTCAGCTACGGCATCGGCCGTCAGTTGGGCGGCCAACTGCGCGACAACCCGCCACCGGGCGTGAGCCTGGAAGCCATCTTGGCTGGCCTGACCGACGCCTTCAACGGCGCCGACAGCCGCGTCAGCGAAGCCGACCTGTCGGCCAGCTTCAAAGTCATCCGTGAAGTGATGCAAGCCGAAGCCGCTGCCAAGGCAGAAGCTGCCGCTGCCGCCGGCAAGGAATTCCTGGTCGAGAACGCCAAGCGTGATGGCATCACCACCCTGGCTTCGGGCCTGCAGTTCGAAGTGCTGACCGCAGGTGAAGGCGCTAAGCCGACCCGCGAAAGCAACGTTCGCACTCACTACCACGGCACCCTGATCGACGGCACTGTGTTCGACAGCTCGTACGATCGTGGTCAGCCGGCCGAATTCCCGGTGGGTGGCGTGATCGCTGGCTGGACCGAAGCCCTGCAGCTGATGAACGCTGGCAGCAAATGGCGCCTGTACGTGCCGAGCGAGCTGGCCTACGGCGCCCAAGGCGTCGGCAGCATCCCGCCGCACAGCGTGCTGGTGTTCGACGTCGAGCTGCTCGACGTTCTGTAAGACCGCAATCACCGGCAAGCCGGCTCCCACAAGGTATCGTGCACGCTGTGCGGTCACTGTGGGAGCCGGCTTGCCGGCGATGTGTCCTACCTCAATTCCAGTCTGTTCCCCCAGGGCGCAACGCCCGTGCATAGCAGAACAGAAACAGGTTCCTTACCAGCTCCTTGAGCACCATCGGCTCGCTCGAACTCAACCCTTCAAAGTCCAGGTCGCCCTGGTCGCGCAGTTCATCCAACGCTTCTTCTTCGAGCACGGCGCACACTTCACCGGTTTCCCGGTGCAGGATGCGCAGGTAGGGGTGGGGGCGGTCCAGCCAGGCGTCTATCAGATAAGTCATGGCTATTCTCCTTGGATAGCAGTCCCAATGAGAATAATTCTTATTATCAGAATAGCAAGTGCCAATTGGCGAATTTGTGCAATCAGACCTTTCGGACGAATTCCGACTTCAGCTTCATGGCGCCGATGCCGTCGATCTTGCAGTCGATGTCGTGGTCGCCGTCGCACAGGCGGATGTTCTTGACCTTGGTGCCGACCTTGACCACCAGGGACGAACCCTTGACCTTGAGGTCCTTGATCACGGTGACGGTATCACCGTCCTGCAGCACGTTGCCGACCGAGTCCTTTTTCACCACATCGTCGCTGGCGGCCTCGGCTTCGCCGCTGGCCGACCACTCGTGGGCGCATTCGGGGCAGATCAGCTGAGTGCCATCCTCATAGGTGTATTCGGAATTGCATTTCGGGCAGGCTGGCAGAGTGCTCACTTCGGTTCCTTAAACAGACAGGCGGTAAAGGCCCATATTGTATAAGGTTTTGTCAGGGAAATGTTTTGTCTGCACAAAAGCATCGCGGATAAATCCGCTCCTACAACAACGCTGTAGGAGCGGATTTATCCGCGATCGAGAGCGACGCTATTTCAATGCGTACGCGCTACGGCAAACTCGCTCAGCTCGACCAACGCATCCCGGTACTCGCTCGCCGGCAGCACTTCCAGGCACTCGATGGCCTTGGCCACGTAGTCGCGAGCCAGCTGCGCGGTGTAGTCCAGCGCGCCCGAGGCTTCCACTGCCACACGAATCTGCTCCAGGTCTTCCAGGCCACCCTTCTGGATCGCCTGGCGCACCAGCGCCGCCTGTTCAGGGGTGCCTTCGCGCATGGTGTAGATCAGCGGCAGGGTCGGCTTGCCTTCGGCCAGGTCGTCGCCGACGTTCTTGCCGAGGGTCTGCGAGTCGCCCTTGTAGTCGAGCAGGTCGTCGACCAGCTGGAAGGCCACACCCAGGTGATCACCGAAGGTGCGCAGGGCCTCGCGTTGCTCTTCGCTAGCCTCGGCCAGCGCGGCGGCGCTGTGGGTCGAGGCCTCGAACAGCATCGCGGTCTTGCCGCGGATGACTTCCATGTAGACTTCTTCGGTGGTGCTGGCATCGCGCACGCGCGACAGCTGCAGCACTTCACCCTCGGCGATCACGCGGGTGGCCTTGGACAGGATCTGCATGACCGGCATCGAGCCCAGCTCGACCATCATTTCGAACGAGCGAGAATAAAGGAAGTCGCCCACCAGCACGCTCGGCGCGTT
The Pseudomonas sp. KU43P genome window above contains:
- the gdhA gene encoding NADP-specific glutamate dehydrogenase yields the protein MIESVDHFLARLKQRDPAQPEFHQAVEEVLRSLWPFLEANPHYLQAGILERMVEPERAVLFRVSWVDDQGKVQVNRGYRIQMSSAIGPYKGGLRFHPSVNLGVLKFLAFEQVFKNSLTSLPMGGGKGGSDFDPKGKSDAEVMRFCQAFMSELYRHIGADLDVPAGDIGVGAREIGFMFGQYKRLANQFTSVLTGKGMTYGGSLIRPEATGYGCVYFAEEMLKRQELRIDGRRVAVSGSGNVAQYAARKVMDLGGKVISLSDSEGTLYAEAGLTDEQWDALMELKNVKRGRISELAERFGLEFRKGQTPWSLPCDIALPCATQNELDSEDARTLLRNGCICVAEGANMPTTLEAVDIFIDAGILYAPGKASNAGGVAVSGLEMSQNAMRLLWTAGEVDSKLHNIMQSIHHACVHYGEEADGKINYVKGANIAGFVKVADAMLAQGVV
- a CDS encoding DUF4105 domain-containing protein, with product MLKRFAYLALCVCAPLEAAPVLDATRVQQLANTPYWIALGHYETAKLGGWRSYVDDDAFFLADDGAHHPDQELQATVQALYAPASLGDKHAQCVFPARTRWLREQLNLQDLPQPDCQEFKTWYQSIDPHSAALIFPAAYLNSPSSMFGHTLLRIDQANTRSDDTTLLSYAINFGAYIEGSDNSILYAWKGLMGGYPGLFALMPYQEKLSEYRSLENRDLWEYQLDLTPEETGRMVEHVWELKQIQFDYFFFDENCSYRLLELLQVARPSLDLTAQFPITAIPTDTVKAVKQSGLVASETYRPSRERELLARAEPLDADEKRQVLAVSADTAQLQSPAFTALPRERQALVQDAAYRLERYRANGQERDPGQAARSFELLRAINRNPPPPLDIERPGLPEDGHDSRTWQLGVGTREDRAYAEYGLRMAYHDLNDNAYGFPLGAQIEILQLKLRQYEGNDWQVQRLDLATIRSLTPRNELLKPWSWQVAGGLERVPGKHDDEVLVSHVNGGAGGTWQLADGLLGFALGTVRIEHHNDFSQFIAPAAGFNGGLLWRNGLGNMTLEAKGDYFTNGEVRRSVSLNQQWEISQNLGLRLSASREFSHLATAQNEVMLELKWYHY
- a CDS encoding Lon protease family protein; translated protein: MPDPVAARLRLAPEALTRRFSPEQFAFTHTDDLEPFRGVLGQERAVEALQFGVAMPRPGYNVYVMGEPGTGRFSFVKRYLKAEGKRQQTPADWVYVNHYDDTREPRALELPSGSAAEFISDMGGLIDNLLATFPAVFEHPSYQQKKGAIDRAFNQRYDRALDVIERASLEKDVALYRDASNVAFTPMADGKALDEAEFAQLPEEVREQFHEDISLLEERLNEELASLPQWKRESNNQLRQLNEETITLALQPLLAPLSEKYAENAAVCAYLQSVQLNLLRTVVEQLVDDAKTDAAARKLLEEQYAPSLVVGHHADGGAPVVFEPHPTYDNLFGRIEYSTDQGALYTSYRQLRPGALHRANGGFLILEAEKMLGEPFVWDALKRALQSRKLKMESPLGELGRVATVSLTPQMIPLNVKLVIIGSRQLYYALQDHDSDFQEMFRVLVDFDEDMPMVDENLEQFAQLLRTRTNEEGMAPLTSDAVARLATYSARLAENQSRLSARIGDLFQLVSEADFIRQLASDEMTDAGHIERALKAKATRTGRVSQRVLDDMLAGIILIDSEGAAIGKCNGLTVLEVGDSAFGMPARISATVYPGGSGIVDIEREVNLGQPIHSKGVMILTGYLGSRYAQEFPLAISASIALEQSYGYVDGDSASLGEACTLISALSRTPLKQCFAITGSINQFGEVQAVGGVNEKIEGFFRLCEARGLTGEQGVIIPRANVATLMLDERVLQAVENGQFHVYAVSQADEALSLLVGEDAGELDDKGQFTEGSVNARVVERLREIAEMIGEEEIEKAEKERLEEVIAQAKPA
- a CDS encoding GreA/GreB family elongation factor, coding for MSRAFVNEDQAAAQADQPVERRVSDQPNYVTASGLRQLQERVAELNALRSELQAQGDRADKQRLADTERDLRYFSARAQSAQVVPAATSTDKVQIGSRVRFVDEQDQEHVVQLVGEDEADAGRGLINWGSPLGSALLGAGPGDEVVWRRPAGDQSIEIIEIGIEA
- a CDS encoding zinc ribbon domain-containing protein YjdM, which gives rise to MSTLPACPKCNSEYTYEDGTQLICPECAHEWSASGEAEAASDDVVKKDSVGNVLQDGDTVTVIKDLKVKGSSLVVKVGTKVKNIRLCDGDHDIDCKIDGIGAMKLKSEFVRKV
- a CDS encoding polyprenyl synthetase family protein — encoded protein: MQPQTFYRAVADDFSAVDEIIKKQLTSRVPLVSKIGDYITSAGGKRLRPLLVLLCGKALGREGDDLRLLAATIEFLHTATLLHDDVVDMSGMRRGRSTANALWGNAPSVLVGDFLYSRSFEMMVELGSMPVMQILSKATRVIAEGEVLQLSRVRDASTTEEVYMEVIRGKTAMLFEASTHSAAALAEASEEQREALRTFGDHLGVAFQLVDDLLDYKGDSQTLGKNVGDDLAEGKPTLPLIYTMREGTPEQAALVRQAIQKGGLEDLEQIRVAVEASGALDYTAQLARDYVAKAIECLEVLPASEYRDALVELSEFAVARTH
- a CDS encoding DUF3015 domain-containing protein, which encodes MKRILLGTLFTVVSLNAMAEAPGGPNCGWGNMLFEGQRGTPAHFLASTTNGTSGNATFGMTSGTNGCSTKASLTYGGKSWFAMNGMMNELSEDMAMGQGEALTTYAVVLGVAPEDRGYFASVTHQHFNQIFSSADVTAETVHSNTLAVLKSDPRLAKYATEA
- a CDS encoding DUF6482 family protein: MNLHQLNTEARAGHVDEVNLIAIEGGDYLIEARVNGRAHPLDDTRGKRLRVRSVEDARKVLQTIPMVSMNLVHWSVQDEMCGMGSHPEEDLKVPISPRSAW
- a CDS encoding FKBP-type peptidyl-prolyl cis-trans isomerase, whose translation is MSELNLSTDETRVSYGIGRQLGGQLRDNPPPGVSLEAILAGLTDAFNGADSRVSEADLSASFKVIREVMQAEAAAKAEAAAAAGKEFLVENAKRDGITTLASGLQFEVLTAGEGAKPTRESNVRTHYHGTLIDGTVFDSSYDRGQPAEFPVGGVIAGWTEALQLMNAGSKWRLYVPSELAYGAQGVGSIPPHSVLVFDVELLDVL
- a CDS encoding TIGR00645 family protein encodes the protein MERILENAMYASRWLLAPIYFGLSLGLLALALKFFQEVIHVLPNVFALSEADLILVILSLIDMSLVGGLLVMVMISGYENFVSQLDIDESKEKLNWLGKMDSSSLKMKVAASIVAISSIHLLRVFMDAQNISTDYLMWYVIIHMTFVVSAFCMGYLDKLTKH